The following proteins are co-located in the Rheinheimera salexigens genome:
- a CDS encoding type II toxin-antitoxin system CcdA family antitoxin — MSQSNKVACDTIIDARLLAEAESMNISPSLLLEDALRIAVSEAKAQLWREQNNDAINAYNQKLLNKAHFPSKLARFNVIAIFCCKS, encoded by the coding sequence GTGAGCCAAAGCAATAAAGTAGCTTGTGACACCATAATTGATGCAAGATTGTTAGCCGAAGCCGAATCAATGAATATAAGCCCGTCTTTATTGTTGGAGGATGCGTTACGCATAGCGGTTAGCGAAGCCAAGGCACAGTTATGGCGAGAGCAAAACAATGATGCTATCAATGCCTATAATCAAAAATTGCTGAACAAGGCACATTTTCCGAGCAAATTGGCCAGATTTAATGTTATTGCAATTTTCTGTTGCAAAAGTTGA
- a CDS encoding CcdB family protein gives MLLQFSVAKVEQQLVVILTNTLFHDIDVLLIALIKPMSETPVLEHFHITVSIDSEPYFIDLLDIASVSKGRLKSINISFLNYQQKIKSGLDLLIDGF, from the coding sequence ATGTTATTGCAATTTTCTGTTGCAAAAGTTGAGCAGCAACTAGTTGTAATATTAACTAACACCTTATTTCATGACATTGATGTTTTGCTAATTGCATTAATTAAACCTATGTCTGAAACCCCTGTATTAGAGCACTTCCACATTACTGTCAGTATTGATTCAGAACCTTATTTTATCGATTTACTGGATATAGCATCTGTATCAAAAGGCCGTTTAAAATCGATAAATATTAGTTTTTTAAATTATCAGCAAAAGATTAAATCAGGTTTGGATTTACTGATTGATGGATTTTAA
- a CDS encoding GreA/GreB family elongation factor, with protein sequence MSALVPLTPLMLHNTMQQLEDRKTSEQDCLAPLKVSLGCAVYLESEQQQSKSWLTLVASPDANLQQGELSVLSPLGQAILGKDVGDEVQVRILGSAMRFVIAEITKTQSISNIESPTFFAEQIVS encoded by the coding sequence ATGTCAGCTTTAGTGCCGTTAACACCTTTAATGCTGCACAATACGATGCAGCAATTAGAAGATCGCAAAACTAGTGAACAAGATTGCTTAGCCCCGTTAAAAGTCAGCTTAGGCTGTGCGGTGTATTTAGAATCAGAACAACAACAAAGCAAAAGCTGGTTAACCTTAGTTGCCAGCCCCGACGCTAATTTGCAGCAAGGTGAACTTTCAGTTTTATCACCACTAGGTCAAGCCATATTAGGTAAAGACGTAGGCGATGAAGTACAAGTAAGAATTTTAGGTAGCGCTATGCGGTTTGTAATCGCAGAAATTACTAAAACACAATCTATCAGCAATATAGAGTCACCAACATTTTTTGCTGAACAGATTGTTTCATAA
- the glsB gene encoding glutaminase B — MKQPQAITAILQQLLEQCQPLYSQGKVADYIPALAKVAPDNAAIAVATIDGQIHTAGAADKNFSLQSVSKIFGLVMAMNRIGDDLWQRVNMEPSGQPFNSIVQVEWEKGIPRNPVINAGAILVADVLVSHYSASKSAFLTFIRRLVGEENIYADQQVYLSELEHGNRNAALAYLMKSFGNIEAEVPDVLAHYFHQCATAINCRQLATSLLFLANRGVQPHSNEQICSRRDAHRVNAILSTSGMYDQSGEFAFKVGLPAKSGVGGAIVAIVPQFGVITAWSPALNSFGNSVVGMQLISLFAEELGLSLF; from the coding sequence ATGAAACAACCGCAAGCCATTACAGCTATATTGCAGCAACTTCTTGAGCAATGCCAACCCTTATATAGCCAAGGGAAAGTGGCAGATTATATTCCAGCGTTAGCTAAAGTAGCGCCAGATAATGCAGCTATTGCGGTGGCGACCATTGATGGTCAAATTCATACGGCGGGTGCTGCTGATAAAAATTTTTCTTTACAAAGTGTTTCTAAAATATTCGGTTTAGTGATGGCAATGAATCGAATAGGCGACGATTTGTGGCAACGGGTAAATATGGAGCCTTCAGGTCAGCCTTTTAATTCTATTGTGCAAGTAGAGTGGGAAAAAGGAATACCGCGTAATCCGGTTATTAATGCTGGCGCTATTTTGGTTGCCGATGTGTTAGTGAGTCATTACTCGGCAAGTAAAAGTGCATTTTTAACTTTTATTCGACGCCTAGTGGGTGAAGAAAATATTTACGCTGATCAGCAAGTGTATTTATCTGAGCTAGAGCATGGTAATCGTAATGCGGCTTTAGCTTATTTGATGAAAAGCTTTGGTAATATTGAAGCTGAAGTGCCTGATGTGTTAGCGCATTATTTTCATCAGTGCGCCACGGCAATTAATTGTCGGCAGTTAGCCACGTCTTTATTGTTTTTAGCTAATCGTGGGGTGCAACCGCATAGCAACGAGCAAATATGTAGCCGGCGCGATGCGCACCGAGTCAATGCTATTTTATCCACTAGTGGTATGTATGATCAATCGGGTGAGTTTGCTTTTAAGGTTGGCCTGCCGGCTAAAAGTGGTGTTGGCGGCGCCATAGTGGCCATAGTGCCGCAGTTTGGTGTTATTACTGCCTGGAGCCCTGCACTTAATTCATTTGGTAACTCTGTTGTAGGTATGCAACTAATTAGCTTATTTGCTGAAGAGTTAGGTTTGTCACTATTTTAA
- a CDS encoding aldolase/citrate lyase/malate synthase family protein has protein sequence MNTLAQQQPTTNTLPPISTMATEISVINQLNQRHIKQVMDYSKGFLDKSFPLQQGSHKDVSSYVVYYQQLLAFFADGSTSGLQQPVQFVALSGHREQPNSLVFNNNGRHIELVLNRTGINGSQDQAGIDDIQLQSNEPHCVWFSMITGRQISCSHKSNKQFTCKDGGSYSL, from the coding sequence ATGAACACACTGGCCCAGCAACAACCGACCACGAATACTTTGCCACCAATCAGTACTATGGCAACTGAGATCAGTGTTATTAATCAGCTGAATCAGCGCCATATTAAACAGGTTATGGATTACTCAAAGGGCTTTTTAGATAAAAGCTTTCCGCTGCAACAAGGCTCGCACAAAGATGTTTCAAGTTATGTAGTGTATTACCAGCAACTGTTAGCGTTTTTTGCCGATGGCAGCACTAGCGGCTTGCAACAACCGGTACAATTTGTCGCCCTAAGTGGCCATCGCGAACAACCCAACTCTTTAGTTTTTAATAATAATGGTCGCCATATCGAATTAGTATTAAATAGAACCGGTATTAATGGCAGCCAGGATCAAGCGGGTATCGACGATATTCAGCTGCAAAGTAACGAGCCGCACTGTGTTTGGTTTAGTATGATTACCGGTCGGCAAATTAGTTGTAGTCATAAAAGTAACAAGCAATTTACCTGTAAAGATGGTGGCAGCTATAGCCTGTAA
- a CDS encoding DUF3612 domain-containing protein produces the protein MKIPNSLSRKSHFLGTKIRNLRKRNNLTMDDLSTRCVRINPELAPSVSYLSMIERGKRVPSMEMLAVIAQVFQKEIDWFLDGEDIEQDLTPTKGSRGGINGMALEPSFLFSNDILQIAIPEMLSQTGTSGKQFAQLLIRAHQEHHQNHFPELERAAEEVGLKRMPLSLDDLLLIVKQLGLVIRWFEQAPQELLNELGHSAKNVATSYFTPPKTLHLNRLLKQVPTRLKYELAVHIGHAVLHNKDGVKSSMSVGGAHDDEMSESSTLAPQDILHAWRDFESSFFAGALLCPKLPFRQLLERQGYEISSHQLAEVSTSVAMRRMTAVSPYPHWHYFDAYTPGKLKAVYRGNGIPLPWGNMRQVEDPCQHWAVFRMFDIDNVSSSAQLSLLDVNGKPRIYCCESTKVQDLAGNAHVLCAGIDLNPALMAQGEDANTMAEELKQLSINTTGGAVVPKSIKTALTRAANILNINWVARSMQKPAQLICARGNSCPRKPSCYKCQG, from the coding sequence ATGAAAATACCTAATAGCTTAAGTAGAAAGTCACATTTTCTAGGCACCAAAATAAGAAACTTGCGAAAACGCAATAACTTAACCATGGATGATCTATCGACCCGTTGTGTGCGAATTAACCCTGAGTTAGCGCCGTCGGTGTCTTATTTGTCGATGATAGAGCGCGGTAAGCGCGTGCCAAGCATGGAAATGTTGGCAGTTATCGCTCAGGTTTTTCAAAAAGAAATTGACTGGTTTTTAGATGGTGAAGATATTGAGCAAGACTTAACGCCGACTAAAGGCAGTCGCGGTGGCATTAATGGTATGGCGCTAGAGCCAAGCTTTTTGTTTAGTAATGATATTTTGCAAATTGCTATTCCAGAAATGCTGTCGCAAACCGGTACTAGTGGTAAACAATTTGCCCAATTACTTATTCGTGCTCATCAAGAACATCATCAAAATCACTTTCCAGAGTTAGAGCGAGCGGCGGAAGAAGTCGGTTTAAAGCGGATGCCGCTATCATTAGATGATCTTTTATTAATTGTGAAGCAATTAGGCCTAGTGATCCGCTGGTTTGAACAAGCGCCGCAAGAACTGTTAAATGAATTAGGCCATTCTGCTAAAAACGTTGCAACCTCTTATTTTACACCGCCGAAAACCTTGCATTTAAATCGGTTATTAAAACAAGTGCCGACGCGCTTAAAGTATGAATTAGCCGTGCATATCGGCCATGCTGTGTTACATAACAAAGATGGCGTAAAAAGTAGTATGTCGGTCGGTGGTGCGCACGACGATGAAATGTCAGAGTCTTCAACGCTCGCGCCACAGGATATTTTGCATGCCTGGCGGGATTTTGAATCCAGTTTTTTTGCCGGCGCTTTGTTATGCCCCAAGTTGCCGTTTCGGCAATTGTTAGAGCGCCAAGGCTATGAAATTAGTAGTCATCAATTAGCCGAAGTCTCTACTTCTGTTGCGATGCGCCGGATGACAGCTGTATCCCCTTATCCGCATTGGCATTATTTTGATGCTTATACCCCAGGCAAATTAAAAGCGGTATATCGAGGCAATGGCATTCCTTTACCTTGGGGCAATATGCGCCAAGTAGAAGATCCTTGTCAGCATTGGGCTGTATTCCGGATGTTTGATATTGATAATGTCAGCAGCTCGGCTCAGTTATCGTTATTAGACGTTAATGGTAAGCCTCGGATTTATTGCTGCGAGTCGACCAAAGTTCAAGACTTAGCCGGTAATGCCCATGTGTTGTGCGCGGGGATCGATTTAAACCCAGCCCTAATGGCGCAAGGGGAAGATGCGAATACCATGGCTGAAGAGTTAAAACAGCTATCTATAAACACGACAGGCGGTGCTGTTGTACCGAAATCAATAAAAACCGCGTTAACTCGAGCGGCTAATATTTTAAACATTAATTGGGTAGCTCGCAGTATGCAAAAACCTGCGCAATTAATCTGCGCTAGAGGCAATAGCTGCCCGCGTAAACCGAGCTGCTATAAGTGCCAAGGCTAA
- a CDS encoding M13 family metallopeptidase, whose translation MKKITLVAASVALALGLTACGKQEATTTTATKAATEQQASTVAAAPLVSGVEQQYFDPAVKFSEDFFFAVNGKWMAETEIPADKSSYGSFNILRDNSQHAVRDIINDVSARTDLVAGSDEQKLGDFYKSYMDAAKVESLGLTPLQPQLDLVAGLKNKAELPALFAKLQRDGISIPFGWFVNNDAKNSSQYAVYVSQSGLGLPDRDYYFKDDTAGKQLLTDYKAYLADMFTLAGHKDPAAAAERVFTLEKALAEHHWTRVENRNADKTYNKMTFGELNTKMGKFDWAQFAKDVKLTEVADIIVRQPSYFSGFAKVVANSDLASWQDYLTIKTLSGYASSLSSNFADRQFAFYGTVLNGTEQQQPRWKQAVDASDSILGELTGKLYVERHFTPEAKARMEKLVDNLIKAYAVAIDDLEWMTPDTKTAAHAKLDAFTAKIGYPDEWKDYSKLVIKADDLVGNFVRATHFAYDEMLAKLGKPIDKGEWHMTPQTVNAYFNPVNNEIVFPAAILQPPFFNMEADDAVNYGGIGAVIGHELGHGFDDQGAKYDGDGNLRNWWTEEDKTQFQQRGAMLSQHYSQYEPLEGYKVNGDLTLGENIGDLGGLTVALKAYEISLEGKEAPVMDGFTGEQRVFISWAQVWRAKYRDEALKQRLATDPHSPPYIRVIGLLPNIPQFYNAFDIKEGDAMYLAPEKRVKIW comes from the coding sequence ATGAAAAAAATTACCTTGGTTGCAGCTTCGGTTGCTTTGGCGCTTGGCTTAACGGCATGCGGTAAGCAAGAAGCTACAACAACTACAGCAACTAAAGCAGCAACGGAACAACAGGCTTCTACGGTGGCCGCAGCGCCACTAGTATCGGGTGTTGAGCAACAATATTTTGATCCAGCTGTTAAATTTAGCGAAGACTTTTTCTTTGCGGTGAATGGTAAATGGATGGCGGAAACAGAAATCCCTGCCGATAAATCTTCTTATGGCTCGTTTAATATTTTGCGGGATAACTCACAACACGCGGTAAGAGACATTATTAACGATGTGTCTGCACGCACAGATTTAGTGGCTGGCTCGGATGAGCAGAAGTTAGGTGACTTTTATAAAAGTTATATGGACGCAGCCAAAGTTGAAAGCTTAGGGTTAACGCCATTACAGCCACAGTTAGATTTAGTTGCGGGTTTAAAGAATAAGGCTGAATTACCGGCTTTATTTGCTAAGTTACAACGTGACGGTATTTCCATTCCATTTGGCTGGTTTGTGAATAACGATGCCAAAAATTCTAGTCAGTATGCTGTGTACGTAAGCCAAAGCGGCTTAGGCTTACCGGATCGCGATTATTACTTTAAAGACGATACTGCTGGTAAACAGTTATTAACTGACTATAAAGCGTATTTAGCTGATATGTTCACATTAGCTGGGCATAAAGATCCTGCGGCTGCCGCTGAGCGGGTATTTACATTAGAAAAAGCTTTAGCTGAACATCACTGGACTCGAGTTGAAAACCGCAACGCGGATAAAACTTATAACAAAATGACCTTTGGCGAACTAAACACCAAGATGGGTAAGTTTGATTGGGCCCAGTTTGCAAAAGACGTTAAGTTAACCGAGGTTGCAGATATTATTGTGCGTCAACCAAGTTATTTTTCAGGTTTTGCGAAAGTGGTGGCTAACAGTGATTTAGCAAGCTGGCAGGACTATTTAACCATTAAAACCCTTAGCGGTTATGCGAGTTCATTAAGCAGCAACTTTGCTGATCGCCAATTCGCATTTTATGGCACGGTATTAAACGGTACTGAGCAACAGCAACCACGCTGGAAACAAGCGGTAGATGCTTCTGACAGCATTTTAGGTGAGTTAACCGGTAAGTTGTATGTCGAGCGTCATTTTACCCCAGAAGCCAAAGCGCGGATGGAAAAGCTGGTTGATAATTTAATTAAAGCCTATGCCGTAGCGATTGATGATTTAGAATGGATGACACCTGATACCAAAACAGCGGCTCATGCTAAGTTAGATGCGTTTACGGCTAAAATTGGTTATCCAGATGAGTGGAAAGACTATTCTAAATTAGTCATTAAAGCCGATGATTTAGTGGGCAACTTTGTGCGTGCTACCCATTTTGCTTATGACGAAATGTTGGCTAAATTAGGTAAGCCAATCGATAAAGGCGAGTGGCATATGACACCGCAAACCGTTAATGCTTACTTTAACCCGGTCAACAATGAAATTGTATTTCCAGCCGCTATTTTACAACCGCCATTTTTTAATATGGAAGCGGATGATGCAGTTAACTATGGTGGTATTGGTGCGGTAATCGGCCACGAATTGGGCCATGGTTTTGATGACCAAGGCGCTAAGTACGATGGCGATGGCAACTTACGCAACTGGTGGACTGAGGAAGATAAAACTCAATTCCAACAGCGCGGTGCTATGTTAAGCCAGCATTACAGTCAATATGAACCGCTGGAAGGCTATAAAGTTAATGGCGATTTAACCTTAGGCGAAAATATTGGTGACTTAGGTGGCTTAACGGTCGCGCTAAAAGCCTATGAAATTTCATTAGAGGGTAAAGAAGCGCCAGTAATGGATGGCTTTACCGGTGAACAACGGGTATTTATTAGCTGGGCTCAAGTATGGCGCGCTAAATACCGTGATGAAGCGTTAAAACAACGTTTAGCCACAGATCCGCATTCACCACCGTATATCCGCGTTATTGGTTTATTGCCAAATATTCCGCAGTTTTATAACGCTTTTGATATTAAAGAAGGCGATGCGATGTATTTAGCCCCAGAAAAACGGGTTAAGATTTGGTAA